From the Gallaecimonas mangrovi genome, one window contains:
- the araD1 gene encoding AraD1 family protein produces the protein MRLIQFVTSNQQRAVGLVASDTEIKPLNGVSSVYELAKAAIAKQASITDLVNQLVSNDSLSYDDIISQGRLLAPFDHPDPAHLYVTGTGLTHLGSADTRANMHAQASQKAAEMTDSMKMFKLGVEGGKPQNGELGVQPEWFYKGDGSIVVPPGQALTSPAFALDGGEEPEIAGFYINDDNGQPWRIGFAIGNEFSDHVTERQNYLYLAHSKLRPCSVGPELLIGELPKDIRGYSRIVRGGEVLWEKPFLSGEDNMSHSIANLEGHHFKYGVFCRPGDAHLHFFGTATLSFGDGIETQEGDIFEIAAPEFGKPLLNPLKKSSAPLVKVKSL, from the coding sequence ATGCGCTTAATTCAATTTGTTACGTCTAACCAGCAAAGAGCCGTCGGCTTGGTGGCATCTGATACCGAAATCAAACCCTTAAACGGGGTTAGCAGCGTTTATGAACTGGCCAAGGCCGCCATTGCCAAACAGGCATCCATTACCGACCTGGTTAACCAGCTGGTATCGAACGATAGCCTCAGCTATGACGACATCATCAGCCAGGGCCGCCTGCTGGCACCTTTTGATCATCCCGATCCGGCGCATCTTTATGTTACCGGCACCGGCCTCACCCATTTGGGCAGTGCCGACACCCGCGCCAACATGCACGCCCAAGCGAGCCAAAAAGCAGCCGAGATGACCGACAGCATGAAAATGTTCAAGCTGGGCGTTGAAGGCGGTAAACCGCAAAATGGCGAGTTGGGGGTACAACCCGAATGGTTCTATAAAGGCGATGGCAGCATTGTGGTGCCACCGGGCCAGGCACTGACCTCCCCCGCCTTTGCCTTAGACGGCGGCGAAGAGCCCGAAATTGCCGGCTTTTATATCAATGACGATAACGGCCAGCCCTGGCGCATTGGTTTTGCCATTGGTAACGAGTTTTCTGACCACGTTACCGAACGCCAAAACTACCTGTACCTGGCCCATTCCAAGTTGCGCCCCTGTTCGGTGGGTCCTGAACTGTTAATTGGTGAATTGCCAAAAGATATTCGTGGCTATTCGCGCATTGTGCGCGGTGGTGAAGTGCTGTGGGAAAAACCCTTTTTGTCGGGTGAAGACAATATGTCGCACAGTATTGCCAACCTCGAAGGCCACCATTTTAAATATGGCGTGTTCTGCCGCCCAGGCGATGCACACTTACATTTCTTTGGTACCGCAACGTTAAGTTTTGGCGACGGCATTGAAACCCAAGAAGGGGATATTTTTGAAATAGCGGCCCCAGAATTTGGT
- a CDS encoding glycoside hydrolase family 43 protein — protein sequence MTRKICAVAAGALLLSSQAFASNPLFTDQYRTADPAAMVYNGTVYLYTGHDEAKDNKHFFKMNDWLVFSSKDMVHWKSYGPRLSVKDFKWAKSDAWASQAIERNGKFYWYVAVRHDDTHPGFAIGVAVGDSPIGPFKDALGHALITNDMTTDTPNDWDDIDPTVFIDDDGQAYLFWGNTKPRYVKLKANMVEMDGPIHALNLPNFTEALWINKHKDTYYLSYASGFPEKIAYATSKSITGPWHYQGILNEVAGNSPTNHQAIIDFKGKSYFIYHNGAAQPDGGEFRRAVCIDRLYYQADGTIKRVIMTSEGITTPAK from the coding sequence ATGACAAGAAAAATTTGCGCCGTTGCAGCAGGCGCATTGCTGTTAAGTAGCCAAGCCTTTGCCAGCAACCCGCTTTTTACCGACCAATACCGCACCGCCGACCCGGCAGCGATGGTTTATAACGGCACCGTCTATCTCTACACCGGCCACGACGAAGCCAAAGACAACAAGCATTTTTTTAAGATGAATGATTGGCTGGTGTTTTCTTCCAAGGACATGGTGCACTGGAAAAGCTATGGCCCGAGGTTGTCGGTAAAAGACTTTAAGTGGGCAAAATCAGACGCTTGGGCTTCGCAAGCCATAGAACGTAACGGCAAGTTTTACTGGTACGTGGCGGTGCGCCACGACGACACTCACCCCGGCTTTGCCATTGGTGTGGCGGTGGGTGACAGCCCCATCGGCCCTTTTAAAGATGCCTTGGGCCACGCTCTAATCACCAACGACATGACCACCGACACCCCTAACGACTGGGATGACATTGACCCAACGGTCTTTATTGATGACGACGGCCAGGCTTATTTGTTCTGGGGCAATACCAAGCCGCGTTACGTCAAACTCAAGGCCAATATGGTGGAAATGGACGGCCCCATTCATGCCTTAAATCTGCCCAACTTTACCGAGGCGCTGTGGATAAATAAGCATAAAGACACTTACTACCTTTCTTATGCTTCTGGTTTTCCTGAAAAAATTGCTTATGCAACCAGTAAGTCCATTACTGGCCCCTGGCACTATCAAGGCATTCTCAACGAGGTGGCGGGTAATAGCCCAACCAACCACCAGGCCATTATCGATTTCAAAGGCAAGTCGTACTTTATTTACCACAACGGCGCGGCACAGCCCGACGGCGGCGAGTTTCGCCGCGCGGTGTGCATAGACCGGCTCTATTACCAAGCCGACGGCACCATTAAGCGGGTCATTATGACCAGTGAAGGGATCACAACCCCCGCCAAGTGA
- a CDS encoding IlvD/Edd family dehydratase, which produces MSSDSKKKLRSASWFGTDDKNGFMYRSWMKNQGIPDHHFHGKPVIGICNTWSELTPCNAHFRQIAERVKNGIREAGGVPVEFPVFSNGESNLRPTAMLTRNLASMDTEEAIRGNPIDGVVLLVGCDKTTPALLMGAASCDLPTIVVTGGPMLNGKHHGQDVGSGTLVWRLSEEYKAGNITLQEFMDAEASMSRSAGTCNTMGTASTMACMAESLGTSLPGNAAIPAVDSRRYVLAHLSGMRIVDMVHEDLKLSKVLTRDAFINAIRTNAAIGGSTNAVIHLKAIAGRIGVDLSLEDWNYGRDVPTIVNLQPSGKYLMEEFYYAGGLPVVHRRMGETDKLIKDALTVNGKTIWDNTKDAPCYNDDVIRTMDNPLVESGGICILRGNLSPRGAVLKPSAASPELMKHRGRAVVFEDFDDYKARINDPDLDIDESCVMVLKNCGPKGYPGMAEVGNMGLPPKLLKKGIKDMVRISDARMSGTAFGTVVLHVAPEAMEFGPLAAVHNGDFIQLDALEGLLHLEVSDQELADRLEKLKAGREIMRTGGYLEMYRERVLQADEGCDFDFLVGCRGADVPRHSH; this is translated from the coding sequence ATGAGCAGCGACAGCAAAAAGAAACTCCGTTCCGCCAGTTGGTTCGGAACCGACGACAAGAACGGTTTCATGTACCGCAGCTGGATGAAAAACCAAGGTATTCCAGACCACCATTTTCATGGCAAGCCGGTGATCGGTATTTGCAACACTTGGTCAGAGCTGACGCCTTGTAATGCTCATTTTCGCCAAATTGCTGAAAGGGTTAAAAACGGTATCCGTGAAGCGGGCGGGGTGCCGGTGGAATTTCCGGTGTTCTCCAACGGCGAGTCCAACCTGCGGCCAACCGCGATGTTGACCCGTAACCTGGCCTCCATGGATACCGAAGAAGCCATTCGCGGTAACCCCATCGACGGCGTAGTGCTGCTGGTGGGTTGTGACAAAACCACCCCGGCCTTGTTGATGGGCGCAGCCAGCTGCGACCTGCCTACCATAGTGGTAACTGGTGGCCCCATGCTTAACGGCAAGCACCACGGCCAGGACGTGGGGTCCGGCACCTTGGTATGGCGCCTGAGTGAAGAATACAAAGCCGGCAATATCACCCTGCAAGAGTTTATGGATGCCGAAGCGTCCATGTCTCGCTCCGCCGGGACCTGTAACACCATGGGCACCGCCTCGACCATGGCCTGTATGGCCGAGTCGTTAGGTACCAGTTTGCCGGGCAACGCCGCCATTCCCGCGGTTGATTCGCGCCGCTATGTGCTGGCACATCTCTCGGGCATGCGCATCGTTGATATGGTCCATGAAGATCTCAAACTCTCAAAAGTGCTGACCCGCGACGCCTTCATTAACGCCATTCGTACCAATGCCGCTATTGGCGGTTCCACCAACGCCGTTATTCACTTAAAGGCCATTGCAGGCCGCATCGGCGTTGATTTGAGCCTTGAAGACTGGAACTACGGCCGCGACGTGCCCACCATCGTTAACCTGCAGCCGTCCGGTAAATACCTGATGGAAGAATTCTATTACGCCGGTGGCCTGCCGGTGGTGCATCGGCGCATGGGCGAAACCGACAAGCTCATCAAGGATGCGTTGACGGTGAATGGCAAAACCATTTGGGACAACACCAAAGACGCGCCTTGCTACAACGACGACGTTATTCGCACCATGGATAACCCCCTGGTGGAAAGCGGCGGCATTTGCATTTTGCGCGGCAACCTTTCCCCCCGTGGCGCCGTGCTCAAACCCTCTGCCGCCAGCCCCGAGCTGATGAAACACCGTGGCCGCGCCGTGGTGTTTGAAGATTTCGACGACTACAAAGCCCGCATTAACGACCCGGATCTGGACATTGATGAAAGCTGCGTGATGGTGCTGAAAAACTGCGGGCCCAAGGGTTACCCGGGTATGGCCGAAGTGGGCAACATGGGCTTGCCGCCCAAATTGCTGAAAAAGGGCATCAAAGACATGGTGCGTATTTCCGATGCTCGTATGAGCGGCACCGCCTTTGGCACCGTGGTACTGCACGTGGCACCTGAAGCCATGGAATTTGGCCCTCTAGCGGCGGTGCATAACGGCGACTTTATTCAGCTCGACGCCCTGGAAGGGTTGTTGCACCTGGAAGTGTCTGACCAGGAACTGGCCGACCGTTTGGAAAAACTCAAAGCGGGCCGCGAAATTATGCGCACCGGCGGCTACCTGGAAATGTACCGCGAACGGGTACTGCAAGCCGATGAAGGCTGCGACTTTGACTTTTTGGTTGGCTGCCGCGGCGCCGACGTACCTCGGCACTCGCACTAA
- a CDS encoding SDR family NAD(P)-dependent oxidoreductase produces MDLTNHYPSLKGKVVFITGGGSGIGATLVEAFCRQGSTVAFVDILKDEGKALASKLNQELGQELAHFYPCNIVDVAALQQVIKQVGQSHGNIGVLVNNAASDTRHDFREVTPEYWDERIHINLRPQFFCCQAVYPQMKVLGGGSIINFGSMSWHEGQGGMPGYTSSKSAVLGLTRGLARDMGGDNIRVNTLTPGWVMTERQLRLWVTAETKKDIEKNQCVKDPLMPQDIAAMALFLASDDSKMCTAQDFVVDGGWI; encoded by the coding sequence ATGGATTTAACGAATCATTATCCTAGCCTCAAGGGCAAGGTTGTTTTTATCACCGGTGGTGGCTCCGGCATCGGTGCCACCTTGGTTGAAGCCTTCTGCCGCCAGGGCTCTACCGTGGCCTTTGTCGATATTCTTAAAGACGAAGGCAAGGCCCTGGCCAGCAAACTTAACCAGGAATTGGGCCAGGAGCTTGCCCATTTCTACCCTTGCAATATTGTCGATGTTGCCGCTTTGCAACAGGTGATCAAGCAAGTCGGCCAAAGCCATGGCAATATCGGGGTGCTGGTGAATAACGCAGCCAGCGACACCCGCCACGACTTCCGTGAAGTTACCCCCGAATATTGGGACGAGCGGATCCACATTAACCTGCGTCCGCAGTTCTTCTGTTGCCAGGCGGTGTATCCGCAAATGAAGGTCCTGGGGGGCGGTTCCATTATCAATTTTGGTTCCATGAGCTGGCATGAAGGCCAGGGCGGTATGCCCGGTTATACCAGTTCCAAGTCGGCGGTGCTTGGCCTGACTCGAGGCCTGGCGCGCGACATGGGCGGCGACAATATTCGTGTTAACACCCTGACCCCAGGTTGGGTAATGACCGAACGTCAGCTGCGCCTGTGGGTGACGGCAGAAACCAAAAAGGATATTGAAAAAAATCAATGTGTTAAAGATCCACTGATGCCACAGGACATCGCCGCCATGGCGCTGTTTTTAGCCTCGGACGACAGTAAAATGTGTACCGCGCAGGACTTTGTTGTCGACGGCGGTTGGATCTGA
- a CDS encoding aldehyde dehydrogenase (NADP(+)), whose translation MSITGKQLINGEWVQGKGGEYQGVNPATGAKIEPTLTFADSEQVKAAAAAAKAAVATFGATSLKERGAFLERCAEEIMALGDELLERLMAETGYPRGRVEGERGRTCGQLKLFASTIQSGEYLDARIDLAMPDRQPLPRADIRFYKQPIGPVVVFGASNFPMAFSVAGGDTASALAAGCPVIVKGHNSHPGSGELVAQALAKAVKACNLPAGVFSFITGPGKDVGASLVTAPEVKAVGFTGSLGGGMALFNLANQRPDPIPVFAEMGSVNPVFVLPEALKANAAGIAEGFVGSLTMGVGQFCVNPGLVLGIKGPELDAFIETASAKLAEVPAGVMLNEGIAQTYAKGAEHLAGQNGVTVTGKGKAVEGAGFCGQAQLLSVDAKDFIANEHLQEEVFGPSSVVIQCANADELAQAASYLKGQLTGTLQATSEEVANYPQLLTLLQEKVGRLVFNNFPTGVEVCHAMMHGGPFPAATDARFTSVGTKAIDRFVRPICFQNYPHDLLPEPLKNDNAWGVSRWVNGERTNGAIGG comes from the coding sequence ATGAGTATTACCGGTAAACAACTCATCAATGGTGAATGGGTACAGGGTAAAGGTGGTGAATACCAGGGCGTAAACCCGGCCACCGGCGCAAAAATCGAGCCCACCCTGACCTTCGCTGACAGCGAGCAGGTTAAAGCTGCGGCTGCAGCTGCCAAAGCTGCGGTAGCCACTTTTGGGGCTACCAGCCTCAAAGAACGCGGCGCCTTTTTGGAGCGCTGCGCTGAGGAAATCATGGCGCTTGGCGATGAACTGCTTGAGCGCCTGATGGCCGAAACCGGTTACCCTCGTGGCCGTGTTGAAGGCGAACGTGGCCGTACCTGTGGCCAGTTAAAACTGTTTGCCAGCACCATTCAAAGCGGTGAATACCTGGACGCACGCATCGATTTGGCGATGCCTGACCGCCAGCCGCTGCCGCGCGCCGATATCCGCTTCTACAAACAGCCCATCGGGCCGGTGGTGGTGTTTGGTGCTTCTAACTTCCCAATGGCCTTCTCTGTGGCCGGTGGGGATACCGCTTCTGCGCTTGCCGCCGGTTGTCCTGTGATTGTTAAAGGTCATAACTCTCATCCGGGCTCTGGTGAACTGGTCGCACAGGCCCTGGCTAAAGCCGTTAAAGCCTGCAATCTGCCTGCCGGTGTATTCTCCTTTATTACCGGTCCTGGCAAGGATGTAGGGGCGTCGCTGGTCACGGCGCCAGAGGTTAAAGCCGTGGGCTTCACCGGCTCTTTGGGCGGTGGCATGGCGCTCTTTAATCTGGCCAATCAGCGCCCTGACCCTATTCCGGTATTTGCCGAAATGGGCTCTGTTAACCCGGTATTTGTGTTGCCCGAAGCCCTGAAAGCCAATGCTGCCGGCATTGCCGAAGGCTTTGTTGGCTCCCTGACCATGGGCGTGGGCCAGTTCTGCGTTAACCCAGGCCTGGTTCTCGGCATTAAAGGCCCGGAACTGGACGCCTTTATTGAAACCGCCAGCGCCAAGCTTGCCGAGGTACCGGCCGGTGTAATGCTGAACGAAGGCATTGCCCAAACCTATGCCAAAGGCGCAGAACACTTGGCCGGCCAAAACGGCGTCACCGTTACCGGTAAAGGTAAAGCGGTTGAGGGCGCGGGTTTTTGCGGCCAAGCACAGCTATTGAGCGTGGACGCTAAAGACTTCATTGCCAATGAACACCTGCAAGAAGAAGTGTTTGGCCCAAGTTCGGTGGTTATTCAGTGTGCTAACGCTGATGAATTGGCGCAAGCGGCCAGCTACCTTAAAGGCCAGTTGACCGGCACCTTGCAAGCAACCAGCGAAGAAGTGGCTAACTACCCGCAGCTGCTGACCTTGCTGCAAGAAAAAGTGGGCCGTTTGGTGTTTAACAACTTCCCCACCGGGGTAGAAGTCTGTCACGCCATGATGCACGGTGGCCCGTTCCCGGCGGCAACCGATGCGCGTTTTACGTCTGTAGGCACTAAGGCTATCGACCGTTTCGTACGCCCTATTTGCTTCCAGAACTACCCGCACGACCTGCTGCCTGAGCCGCTCAAAAACGACAATGCCTGGGGCGTTAGCCGTTGGGTAAATGGCGAGCGCACTAATGGTGCCATCGGAGGCTAA